AACAACCACTTCACTAGGCCACACTTCAACCAAAAAATTACTCGCAAGTCAAGCGTTACTGAGTCCATCATCTCAGGTTGCATCTACTGTGACTTTCAAAACCACTGATTTGGAAAAATCAGTTTTTGATCGAATTAATCGCTATCGAATTTCTCTAGGTCTAAAAAAACTAACTCTAAATGCGAATATCTCTAAACAAGCAAGAATTCATAGTCAAAATATGGCTAGAGGTAAAGTCCCATTTAGCCATAAAGGATTTGAAAAACGAGTTAATGCAATTTCTCTTCGTTACACAAGTGCAGCCGAAAATGTTGCTTATAACCAAGGATATAGCGATCCAGCAGCAGAAGCTGTTAGTGGCTGGATTAAAAGTCCTGACCATCTGATCAACATTAAAGGCAATTATAATTTGACTGGAATTGGTGTTGCGACCAATAGTAAAGGTGAAGTCTATTTGACACAAATTTTCATTCGGAATCGATAGATGGTTGCTTTGTTGGTGATTAATGTACAGACGCGATTAATCGCGTCTGTACTAACCAACAACTACAATAATGTAGTGTCTAATGGGGTTTTTCTCCAGCAGACACTGCATTTATTGTTGTAACAATTCATGGAATTACAAGAATTTCAAGTCTGTGATCGCGATCTGAGCGATACTACTCTATCCCATTATCTACAAGCTGAGGCGATCGCTGTTGATACAGAAACAATGGGATTAATACCGCAGCGCGATCGCTTATGCTTGGTACAATTGTGCAATAGCCAAGGACAAGTTACTGCTCTGCGGATTGCCAAAGGACAAACCACAGCCCCTAACCTGAAACAATTACTAGAAGCGACAAATATCGTTAAGGTGTTTCACTTTGCCCGTTTCGATGTTGCTACATTACGTTACCATCTCAGTATTCATGTCAATCCAGTTTTTTGTACCAAAATTGCTAGTAAATTAGCCCGTACTTACACACCACGTCATGGGTTGAAAGATGTGGTACTAGAACTAGAACAAGTAGAATTAGATAAAAGCTCCCAAAGTTCTGATTGGGGAAATGCTGTTCAACTTACGGAAGCTCAACTCAGTTATGCTGCTAATGATGTGCGCTACTTACTCAAAGTTCAGCAAAAATTAATCGCGATGCTGGAACGAGAAGAACGTTTACAGTTAGCTCAAGAATGCTTTCAGTGTTTACCTACTATTGTTTCCCTGGATTTATTGCAATTCAAGGATGTGTTTGAACATTAACTTTTGGTCATTTGTCATTTGTCCTTTGTCATCTGTCTGTTGTAAGAAGTAGTGACTACTAATCAATGACTAATGACTACTGACCAATGACTAATGACCAATGACTATCAACTAATATCTATACATCTTTTTCTGATTGTTCTGTGTGTTCTTTCATCCGATCAACAACGTTGTATGCACCAGCACTGGGAGGAACTTGTGCTTCTACAAAACCTTCAGTTGCACCACCAATTGCTTTCCATGCAGGCAAACCGCCTTTAAGTTCAGATACATGTTCAAAGCCAGCGTTTCTCAACAACTGTGCGGCTTGGGCTGTTTCTTCATCATTGCTACCGTAAACGTAGATATCACGGCTTTTTGCGATGGTTGCTGTTGCCCGATCTACCAATTCATTCATTGGCATTGGCATCGCACCTGTGATGTGACCTTGGTTGTGAACTTGGCGATCGCGTACATCTAGAATTGTTAAAGCAGGTTCTCCCCACTCTAAACGAGACTTCAATACATGGGCGTCTGACTGTGATTCAATTGGGGGTTGGGAAGGAATAATATTTTCTACAATTTTGTTATCCATAATTTTTCCTCGTTCATTAGATGAAGCACATTACCAAAGCCTGAGAACGCCAAGACGTTAACAGACAAAGCATCCTCTGGATTTAAGTTTCCCAGTGCTTATGCAGTATTTTGATTGACTGACCAAAATGTACCTAAAAAACCTACTAAAATTTCTCTTTCTTGGGAATGAAGCTGATAAATTTATGCCTTTCTATCTAAAGGTATATTGCTTTATTTAAAAATATCTTCTGGTTTGCATCAATTCCTTATGTTTTTAAACGCAGAGGATCGCCAAGAAGAACGCAAAGGGACGCAGGTTTAGGTACAGGAATTGCACTATGAATTTATGCAATTTTGTAGTTAGTGAGTTTATAGAGAATTTTTAATATTTAACCTAATTTTAAACATTTGTCAAATATAATACATTAACATATTTTATAAACAAATGATTTATTAAATAAACTTTTACATGTATGGCAACATCTAAAAATCCTAATCATTTGGGTTTTATCAGTTTTTTTGAAAAACTTGATCCCCAATCAAAATTAGTATTTCTTAGCCTTGGTTTTGCCAGCGTTGGTTTAGTCTTATTTATTATCTGGAATATAATTGTCCGCCTCACTGCTCCCCAACTTACTTTGGCTGCGGGAGATCCAGAAGGAGAAAGCTATATTATTAGCGAAGCTATTCAAAAGGTGGTAGAAAAAAACTCTAACATTAATATTAAATTAGTTGCAACAGGCGGTACAACACAAAATCTCGAAATGCTACAGGAAGGAAAAGCTGATTTAGTAACGGCTCAAGCAGATGTTATTGGGCAAGAGATGGATCTGATTGAAAGCCGTCAATCTCACTCAGCGACTACTCAAATGAAATCCTCTCCACGGGCTATGGCAGTGTTGTATCAAGATTTGTTTCAGTTAGTTGTTAGAGACCCCAATATTAAGAAATTTGAGCAACTGCGAGGTAAAACTATTGCTTTACCTGCTAAAGGTGGACAATATAAATCTTTTTTGAAAATTGCAGAACATTATGGATTGGTAAAAAAAGATAAACCAGATGTGGTTATTTTAGGTTCGCAAAGTAATTATTACGATGATAGGCAAGCAGAAGAAGATTTTAAATCAAAAAGAGCAGATGCACTGTTTCGTGTCCGCGCTTTAGGTAATCTTGGTATTGCCAAGCTTGTCCAAGATCAAGATGGGCGCTTGCTACCAATTGCCCAAGCACAAGCAATGAAAATCAAGTATCCTGCCTTTGAAAGTGCGAAAATTCCCCAAGGAGCATACAGAGGTAATCCGCCTATGCCTTTGGCTGAATTAGATACAGTCGCAGTAGATCGGCTATTAGTGGCTAGCGAAAAAATCGACAATAATGTAATTCGAGAAATTACACGCATTATATTTGAAAATCGTCAAGAAATAGCAGATGCGATCGCTGAAAATCATGTCGAAGTCAAACCTTTAGTTGCTAGCATTAGACGTCCTAGAGATAACGACGGTACAGGTATTCCCATTCATCCAGGGGCAATTACTTTTTACGAACGAGATAAACCCTCTTTTGTCCAGGAATATGCAGATTTTTTAGCTTTAATTTTAACCATTTTCCTCTTAGTAGTTTCCTGGTTAAGGCAATTAAAATTATGGGTGGAACGTAGTAAAAAAGATAAGGCTGATGATTATATTAATAGAGCAATCAAATTGATGGATAAAGGTATAGGTAAGCTGGAAGATAGACAAAAACAACTTGATGATACTTTTAAAAATGCAGCCCAAGCTTTAATTGCTGAAAGAATTTCCCAAGAATCATTTCGTACTTTTAATGAAGCTTATAAAACTACTAGAGAAGCAATAGAAAGAGAAAAAGAAATTTCCTATCAAGAAATTGAGCAAAAACAAAGAGAAATTTCTGCGGAGTATATTAAGGCAGTCGTAGCATTATTACAAGATAAAACTATCAGCAAAGATTTACTGCAAAAAGAATTAGACCAAATTCTTGAACAAGTAGCTAGTGACTTAATCGCCGAAAATATTTCTCAAGAATCCTATCGAACTTTTGTGGAAGCATACAAAACCACAAGAGATGTGATTGAACGAAAATAAAAGGACTTTGTGATCGCGTTTAAAAATGCTACAAAACTATGTAGAAGTGTTGTTAATTATTTGCGATCGCTACTCTTCAAACAGAGTTACTGTTACAATGTTTTGAGGCAATCTCAGAGACACATATAAATTTCTAAGTAATATCACTGTAACTATTATGTATTAATTAAGTGCTAGTTTAGAGTGTCCATGAGACAGAAAAACATTGAGATATTTCATGTCTGCTCAAACCTCCAACAGAAACTTGGTTACTGTCAACGTACCGCTTCCAAACAATTATCAACAAACTAAAAAAAACTCAATTTATCTGAAGTACCCCCAGTAGGTGATACTTGGGAAAAGCACCGAAGCATTGCTGATAAAGTTTCTGTCCATTTATCTTGCTCTTGCTGAGTAGGAAAGAGCAAGATAAATGGACAGCTGATCGACGTCTTGCTAAAGCTGCTAAAAACTCAGGTGCTTCATGGGTACATTTTCTTAATGAAGCAACACTATAAAAAATGTAGTTAGTGATTAGTTGTTGGTTGTTCACTACTCCACCCTTACCTTAAGCCGAAGAAGGCACGTCTACACACTCCCCATCACTCCACCTCTTCTTTGCACTCTCACCCCCGCCAGTTCGCCTGCTAACTTAATTGCTGCTTTCATGCTGGTTGCATCGGCGATTCCCTTACCAGCAATATCAAATGCTGTACCGTGATCTGGGGAGGTACGAATAAAAGGTAGACCTATAGATGTATTGACGGCACGGTCAAATGCCATTAACTTGACGGGAATTAGACCTTGGTCATGGTAAAGTGCCAGGTAAGCGTCTGCGATCTTAGTTGACTCAACGTCACTGTACCAGGCTTTACCTGAATCTACCCACATTGTGTCGGGTGGAATTGGGCCATCTAGACGCCATTGTGGGCGTTTTTGGCGTTCTTGCTCTAACCAAGGAATAATAGTATCTTGTTCTTCACGTCCGAGTTGTCCTTGTTCACCACTGTGGGGATTTAAACCCGCGATCGCAATTTTGCCATTATCAAGACCAAAATCTTGCTCTAAACACTCGACTAGCAAATCAAGTTTTTTTGTCAGTAATTCTGATGTTAATACTTCAGGTACTTGACATAAAGGTATATGTGTAGTAGCAAGTAAACATCGTAGCGTCCAGCCAGTGTGGGGCGATCGCGCTACAAACAACATGCCATATCTGTCTGTACCTGATTTTTCAGCTAAGAGTTCTGTCTGCCCTGGATAATCGTATCCTGCTGCTTTCCAAGCAGATTTGGCAATTGGGGCGGTAACTATCGCATCAAATTCACCTTTTTGAGTATGGGCGATCGCACATTCCATATAGGCGAAACTAGCTGCACCACTTCCCGCATTACCTATCCCAATCAAAATTTCGTTTTTAATTTGTTCCTCTAACGGTACATCCAAAATGGATAAGTTTTCTGGATTAGCTAAAGGTACTAAATTCCCACTGACAAGAACTTTGGTGTAATTTTCCAAAA
Above is a genomic segment from Fischerella sp. JS2 containing:
- a CDS encoding CAP domain-containing protein; protein product: MIRQSAFGTALSMLVLAGWLTTTSLGHTSTKKLLASQALLSPSSQVASTVTFKTTDLEKSVFDRINRYRISLGLKKLTLNANISKQARIHSQNMARGKVPFSHKGFEKRVNAISLRYTSAAENVAYNQGYSDPAAEAVSGWIKSPDHLINIKGNYNLTGIGVATNSKGEVYLTQIFIRNR
- a CDS encoding ribonuclease H-like domain-containing protein; translation: MELQEFQVCDRDLSDTTLSHYLQAEAIAVDTETMGLIPQRDRLCLVQLCNSQGQVTALRIAKGQTTAPNLKQLLEATNIVKVFHFARFDVATLRYHLSIHVNPVFCTKIASKLARTYTPRHGLKDVVLELEQVELDKSSQSSDWGNAVQLTEAQLSYAANDVRYLLKVQQKLIAMLEREERLQLAQECFQCLPTIVSLDLLQFKDVFEH
- a CDS encoding rhodanese-like domain-containing protein yields the protein MDNKIVENIIPSQPPIESQSDAHVLKSRLEWGEPALTILDVRDRQVHNQGHITGAMPMPMNELVDRATATIAKSRDIYVYGSNDEETAQAAQLLRNAGFEHVSELKGGLPAWKAIGGATEGFVEAQVPPSAGAYNVVDRMKEHTEQSEKDV
- a CDS encoding TAXI family TRAP transporter solute-binding subunit, translated to MATSKNPNHLGFISFFEKLDPQSKLVFLSLGFASVGLVLFIIWNIIVRLTAPQLTLAAGDPEGESYIISEAIQKVVEKNSNINIKLVATGGTTQNLEMLQEGKADLVTAQADVIGQEMDLIESRQSHSATTQMKSSPRAMAVLYQDLFQLVVRDPNIKKFEQLRGKTIALPAKGGQYKSFLKIAEHYGLVKKDKPDVVILGSQSNYYDDRQAEEDFKSKRADALFRVRALGNLGIAKLVQDQDGRLLPIAQAQAMKIKYPAFESAKIPQGAYRGNPPMPLAELDTVAVDRLLVASEKIDNNVIREITRIIFENRQEIADAIAENHVEVKPLVASIRRPRDNDGTGIPIHPGAITFYERDKPSFVQEYADFLALILTIFLLVVSWLRQLKLWVERSKKDKADDYINRAIKLMDKGIGKLEDRQKQLDDTFKNAAQALIAERISQESFRTFNEAYKTTREAIEREKEISYQEIEQKQREISAEYIKAVVALLQDKTISKDLLQKELDQILEQVASDLIAENISQESYRTFVEAYKTTRDVIERK
- the pdxA gene encoding 4-hydroxythreonine-4-phosphate dehydrogenase PdxA, with protein sequence MSQSQSHQNNFISPPQQRPRLALTLGDPAGIGPEVILKALADPEVSKNFDVTVVGSQDLLLENYTKVLVSGNLVPLANPENLSILDVPLEEQIKNEILIGIGNAGSGAASFAYMECAIAHTQKGEFDAIVTAPIAKSAWKAAGYDYPGQTELLAEKSGTDRYGMLFVARSPHTGWTLRCLLATTHIPLCQVPEVLTSELLTKKLDLLVECLEQDFGLDNGKIAIAGLNPHSGEQGQLGREEQDTIIPWLEQERQKRPQWRLDGPIPPDTMWVDSGKAWYSDVESTKIADAYLALYHDQGLIPVKLMAFDRAVNTSIGLPFIRTSPDHGTAFDIAGKGIADATSMKAAIKLAGELAGVRVQRRGGVMGSV